In Erwinia tasmaniensis Et1/99, a single genomic region encodes these proteins:
- a CDS encoding acetolactate decarboxylase, producing MSKIVQFSTIGALMSGFVDGEFDFDAHKNEKMFGIGCSEGMNGELTISNGEAWEATAGEDVHKISKKLVPFIQITNFESENSFECDFLDEENTASILKKKLNIENVFIAINIHAIFNELKIRTPQKSNSKGRTALDMVNEQDVSSLTNIRGQLIGFWTPEIYGRISVPGFHLHFLSDDKKTSGHVLQYHANKAIFHFQVKNTIEIKNPTNKKYMDMSINVDLLDSLISKVEK from the coding sequence ATGAGTAAGATAGTTCAGTTTTCAACCATCGGGGCTCTAATGTCAGGTTTTGTTGATGGTGAGTTTGATTTTGATGCCCACAAGAATGAAAAAATGTTTGGGATCGGATGTTCAGAGGGGATGAACGGTGAGTTGACCATATCAAATGGTGAGGCATGGGAGGCGACTGCAGGTGAGGACGTACATAAAATATCGAAAAAGCTTGTCCCCTTTATACAAATAACAAATTTCGAATCCGAAAATTCATTCGAGTGTGATTTTCTTGATGAAGAAAATACAGCGTCAATTTTGAAAAAAAAATTAAACATAGAAAATGTTTTTATTGCAATAAATATTCATGCCATTTTTAATGAATTAAAAATTAGAACTCCTCAAAAGTCTAACTCTAAAGGAAGGACTGCTCTAGATATGGTCAATGAGCAGGATGTTAGCTCTTTAACTAACATCCGTGGGCAACTTATAGGGTTTTGGACACCAGAAATATATGGAAGGATTTCAGTCCCAGGTTTTCACCTTCACTTTTTAAGTGATGATAAAAAAACAAGTGGTCATGTTCTTCAGTATCATGCAAATAAAGCTATTTTTCACTTTCAGGTAAAAAACACCATTGAGATAAAAAACCCAACGAACAAGAAATATATGGATATGAGTATAAACGTAGATTTACTAGATTCATTGATAAGTAAAGTGGAAAAATAG
- a CDS encoding GGDEF domain-containing protein: MLKKKYRVRTLLITLTVGSAILISTLLMSSIIIYQNKNMEREILERNLAYALKITDTFNQYLRLAQLEIDAYADAVRNVNNKKQLNFELEKINNRKILFNSVEIEQDIDRNLHESYRKLNFNDEKYQTNLIERNVGGSNYHTNILYSPVLNYYIISISKPFLNGKESYEKKIVGNIFLNKENIFSYLIPTEKLKNEISIEILYPPEENILGTRDFSLGDQFLSNKKNKENLRENEFGSFSTKIEGRNYLVGFSSKNEMGFIFLVSSQSESFSGKLISIAKEFYIFYLTIITTLAVLTIFLSQKIAKPLECIALYADDECSKIDSLEFVKTQYAEAEVIRKSLLSYVSSMADKVEYLEGEVMTDPLTNLYNRRGFYFHSKYYQEINLHSVLYLDIDYFKKINDTYGHNTGDAVLCTIAIVLKKNFRKEDILSRFGGEEFAFLLPRTSAKNAVNMAKKTLKMISTTEFPHREKVTVSAGVSIVSEKTKGLEKALIKADKALYLSKKNGRNLVTFLE, encoded by the coding sequence ATGCTCAAAAAAAAATACAGAGTTCGGACTTTACTTATTACACTAACGGTCGGTAGTGCGATTTTAATATCAACATTGCTAATGTCTAGCATTATAATCTACCAAAACAAAAATATGGAGAGAGAAATTTTAGAACGTAATTTGGCATATGCGCTAAAAATTACAGATACTTTCAATCAATACTTAAGGCTCGCTCAACTGGAAATTGATGCTTATGCTGATGCTGTAAGAAATGTCAACAACAAAAAACAACTAAATTTTGAACTAGAAAAAATCAATAATAGAAAAATTCTTTTTAATTCTGTAGAGATAGAGCAGGACATTGATCGCAACTTACATGAATCATATCGTAAACTTAACTTTAATGATGAAAAATACCAAACGAATTTGATAGAAAGAAACGTAGGTGGATCAAATTACCATACAAATATCCTCTACTCACCCGTTTTAAATTATTATATTATCTCCATATCAAAACCTTTTTTAAATGGTAAGGAATCTTATGAAAAAAAAATAGTTGGGAATATATTTTTGAATAAAGAGAATATTTTTTCATACCTGATACCCACAGAAAAACTAAAGAATGAAATTAGCATTGAAATATTATACCCACCTGAAGAAAACATATTAGGCACACGTGATTTTTCTTTAGGCGACCAATTCCTATCTAACAAAAAAAATAAAGAAAATTTAAGAGAAAATGAATTCGGAAGTTTTTCAACGAAAATAGAGGGTAGGAACTATTTAGTTGGGTTTTCAAGTAAAAATGAAATGGGTTTTATTTTTCTAGTTTCATCTCAATCGGAATCTTTCTCAGGTAAGCTAATATCAATTGCAAAAGAATTTTATATTTTTTATTTAACTATCATCACCACTCTTGCAGTATTGACAATTTTTTTATCACAAAAAATAGCCAAGCCACTAGAGTGTATAGCATTATATGCCGATGATGAATGTTCAAAAATAGATAGTCTTGAATTCGTTAAAACGCAGTATGCGGAGGCCGAAGTGATTAGAAAATCATTGCTATCCTATGTAAGCTCGATGGCTGACAAAGTCGAATATTTGGAGGGGGAAGTAATGACGGACCCTCTAACAAATTTATATAATCGCCGCGGTTTTTATTTTCACTCAAAATACTATCAGGAAATAAACCTCCATTCTGTGCTGTATCTAGATATAGACTATTTTAAAAAAATAAATGATACCTATGGACATAATACTGGAGATGCTGTGCTGTGTACGATTGCGATAGTTCTGAAAAAAAATTTCCGTAAAGAAGATATACTAAGCCGTTTCGGAGGAGAGGAGTTTGCTTTTTTACTACCAAGAACGTCAGCTAAAAATGCAGTAAATATGGCGAAAAAAACACTAAAAATGATATCAACAACTGAATTCCCTCATAGAGAAAAAGTTACAGTATCCGCAGGTGTATCCATTGTCAGTGAAAAAACAAAAGGGTTGGAAAAAGCATTAATTAAAGCAGATAAGGCACTTTATTTATCTAAAAAAAATGGCAGAAATCTTGTGACATTCTTAGAATGA